The sequence below is a genomic window from Campylobacter sp. MIT 12-8780.
TTACTAAGAGTGGGGCATGGTGTAAGAGTGCTATTTTTACCGATTTTTCTCGTATCATTCATACACTTGAGGGAAAAAATTATGGCATTATAGGGCTTGGTAGTATAGGAAAACAGGTTGCAAATATAGCTTCTAGCTTTGGAGCAAAGGTTTTTTATCATTCTACAACAGGGGCGAATTTAAAGGCTGATTTTACTCATCTTAGCCTTGAGGATTTGCTTAAAACTTGTGATATTATCAGCATTCACGCCCCGCTTAATGAAAAGACAAAAAAGCTTATCTCACAAAAAGAGCTTGAACTTATGAAAGATGGGGCTATTTTGATCAATGTAGGACGCGGTGGTATAGTAGATGAAGAGGCTTTAGCCCTTGTGCTTGATAAAAAAGATATAAGAGTAGCACTTGATGTGCTTGAACATGAGCCTATGAGGGAAAATCATCCACTTTTAAAGATCAAAGCCAAAGAAAAACTCATCATCACACCTCACATAGCCTTTGCCAGTGCTGAAGCTATGAAAAAGCTCATAGAAATGGTGCTTGAGAATTTAAAGGAGTTTGTAAAAAATGGCAAGTGAGCATAGTTTTGATATAAGCGCAGCTATTGATAGCGGAGAGCTTAAAAATGCCCTAGAGCAAGCTAAAAAAGAACTTGAAAGCAGATATGATTTAAAGGGCGTAAAGGCTGAGTTTGAGCTTGATGAAAAGCTTGGACTTTTTAAAATTTCTTCCTCAAGTGAAGCTAAGCTTGATACCTTAAAAGATATGCTTATTTCAAAGCTTATCAAAAGAGGCGTTAATGCTGCCGCTATTAAAGAAAAAAGCAGAGAAAGTGGGGCTTTAGCAAGATTAAGCCTAGAAGTAGCCTCAAGCATAGATAGTGAAAATGCCAAAAAAATCAACAAAGCCATCAAAGAAAGCAAGCTTAAGGTAAGCTCTCAAATTAGAGGCGAGGAGATTAGGGTAAGTGCTAAGCAAATTGATGATTTACAAGCCGTGATGAAGCTGGTTAAAGAGCTCAATTTAGAGCTGAATTTAAGCTTTAAAAATTTAAAATAAAGTCTAAATTTTGAGATTTACCATCATTTTACTAAGCTTTTTTTTACTCAGTTGTTCCATACCTTTAAAAAAAGGAAAATCAGAGCCTGTATATGTAAGTTTAAAGGTGCAGGGCTTAAGAAATGCTGATTTTGGTTTTTTGTATGAAAAGCAAAAGGGAGTGAGCTTAGAGCTTTATAAACTCGCTCAGGTGCTTTTAAGGCTTAAGATAGAAGATAAAATTTGCTTAGAACAAGCTTGTTTTGAGAAAAAAGCTTTTAATCAAAGGTATTTAGGACAGGCTTATTATGATGATTTTTTAGAAGATATTTTGCGTTTTAAACCTCTTTTTGAGGGTAAGAATTTAGTGCAAAATGCTTGTGGTTTTAGCCAGAATTTACAGGGTGTAAATTATGATATAAGCTATCAAGTTTGTGATAAGGAAATGCTTTTTATAGAAAAGAAAAATAATATAAGGCTAAGCATTAAAAAGGTTGATAATGAATGATTTAAAAGAGTTTTTAAACAAGAAAAATATCACAGAAACTAAGCTTTTTAAAAAACTCAAATGCAGTGAAAATGAGGCTTTGATCTTAAGAGAGCTTTGCAAAAACTATGTGCAAGCAAACTCAAGCACCAGTGCTTTTAGCGTGCTTTTTACTCTTTTTGGGGATTCTTCTTTTTCACATTTAGATCACCTAGAAGAGCTTAAACATCTTATAGAGCTTGGTTTTATCACTCAAAGTATGAGTGCTTTTAAAAGCACGGATTCAAGGGCTTTAAGAGCTTCAATGCTTTATTTACTTCAAACTGAGTTGAGTTTAAGTGAGCTTTTTTTGCATTTTATCGAAGAAAAAAGTGTGCTTGATATGTCTAAAAAAGATGCTTATGGTGATTATTTGGAGTATTTAAAAGATGAGTTTGAACGTATCGAGCTTTATGCAAGACTTAATTTTAACTTAAAATATCAAAATGATGAGCTTAAAAACACCATAAAAGCTTATGAAAAGCATATCAAAGAGCGTCTTAAGCACAGCAAATTTTATAATGTCCTGGCTGAAATTTTTAAAGAATACGCCTTAAATGAAAAAGAGCAAATCATATTCATCGCCCTTTTAAAAGAAGAATACAGCATTAATGATGAAAACTCAAATGCAAGGGATTTAAATTCCTTACTCTTACTCATTAGCAATTCTGAGCTTGAAAGACTTAAAAATAAAGCCTTATTTGATGAAAACTCAAAACTTATGGAAAAAAATCTCATTGATTATGATGAGTTTTTAAGCCCTTTTGGAGATATTAATAAAAGCTTTTATTTAAGCGAGAGCATTTTACAACGCATAATTGATTTTAAAGAGCCAAGCAAAAACACTAAGCTAAGATTAGAAAGCGTTGTAAAGGATCAAGATATATTTGAGCTTATAGAGCCAAACACTGATATAAACGATGTAATCATGCCTATAAAAACAAAGGAGCTTTTAGAAAATATCTTAAAGCAACAAGATAAAAAAGTACTTGAGCGTTTAAGTTCTTGGGGCATAAAAAGTTCTAAAAATATAGAAGCAAAGATCATCTTTTATGGACCTGCTGGAACGGGTAAGACTATGAGTGCTTTAAGCCTTGCAAAGTCTATGAAAAAGGCGGTTTTGAGCTTTGATTGTTCTAAAATTTTAAGCAAATATGTGGGCGAAAGCGAGCAAAATGTAAGAAAAATTTTTGACACTTATAATAAAATCGCTCAAAATTGCAAACAAAGCCCAATTTTACTCTTAAATGAAGCCGATCAGTTTTTAAGCACAAGGATTGAAAGTAGCAGTGGGGCTGATAAAATGCACAATCAAATGCAAAATATTTTCCTAGAGCAAATCGAGCGTTTTAGTGGAGTGATCATCGCTACAACAAATTTCTTAGAAAGCCTAGATAGTGCCTTTTCAAGAAGGTTTGAGTATAAGATAGAGTTTAAAAAGCCAGATTTTACTCAAAGGCTTTTAATCTGGCAAAAATCCCTACCTAAAAATGCCGAATTTGACAAAGAATTTAGCGTTAATGTGCTAGCAAATTATGAACTTAGCGGCGCTCAAATCATCATGGTGATTAAAAACACAGCCCTAAAAGCAGCCATTTCAAAAGAGGGCATTTTCAAAATGCAAGATTTTTTAGAAAGCATACATAAAGAATTAAGCTCAAGCTTTGATAAAAACAAAATCGTAGGTTTTGGAGCTTAGGAAGTTTTTAAAAAGTTTGAGTTTAAAAATATTTTCATCAGCAAGCAAAATATCAAGCTTATCTCCCAGCTTCACACCTTCACATCTAAACTCTTATTTAAAACATTAAAAGTATTTAAGCTTATCTTTGAAAGCATACTTACTAAATCATTTGAATTTAAAAACTCACTTGAATTTAAATCAAGACTTTTTAAATTTACATTCTCATCTTTTATCCCAAAAATCATTTCAAGAAAATCTTTTTCATCAAAACTTTCTTCTAAAAGTTTTTTAAGAAGCTCATTTGTATCTATAGCTTTATAAGTTTCATTTTTACTTTCTGCTTGTATTGGAGTGAAGGTTGTTTTGTTTGTTTCATCACTTTGTGGGTTATCATTGTTTTGGGCTAAAAAGTTATTTGTATTATTTAAAGCTTGTGAATTTAGCTTTTCATCTTGCATCGCGGTATAAGCTTTTTCAGATTCAGCTTTGAGTTTTAGCCATTCGTTTTTGAAGTCTTCTATGTTTAAGTTTGAACGCAATAAATCAAGTTTTTTGCCAAAAAGTGATAAAGGATCGTTTGTAAAATTAATAGTATTTTCTTCTAAAAATGCTTTTAAATCTTTTATCTCTTCTTGAGAAAAATCATCATCTACGCCATTAAGCTTCCCCAAAATACTTGCTGTTCCTTCAAAAACTTCATAACTTGAACTTGCATACAAAAAGGCTGTTAAAACACCTCCTTTAGCGACACTTCCATCATCATTTTGATAAACACTTGCATTGAGTTTTAAAATGCTTGTGTTGAATATGGTATTTGTATCTGGGCTAAGAAATTGATTGTTTTTATAATCAGGTGCAAAACTATGCCAAAGTCTTGTATTTTTATTTTGTAAGCTACTCTCGTTTGAGATGGCACTTTTAAAATCTTGGCTATTTTTATAAATTTTAAGCACATTTAAGTTTTTTGTATCAAATTCATATCCTATTGGTAAATTTTGAATTTGTTTTTGCGAGAAAGTATCTGAATTTAACTCATCTTGTATGAGTTGAGAAAATATTTTATAAGCATTAGCTAAAGTTTTAGCTATATCAATGTCTGTGTGCGTAAGGGCAGAGCTATTGTGATAATCTACAAATTTTTGTATATCTTTTGCATAAATTTTATAATCTTTTGGCAAGCCAGCTGCTTCATTAAAATCACTAGTAAAAAAGCCTTCTTTATCTACACCATAACCTAAGACTTGAGAGACTGCCTTGCTTTTATCTTGGACTAAATTTGAAATGCTTGAATTTAAGGCATTAGTTTGAGTGGAATTTTCATTTAAATTTTGAGTTTTTGTTTGAGAATTAAAAGTATTTGCGTAGTTTGAGTATGAATTTATAGAGCTTATTTGCATTTGAGCTTACCTTTTGAAATTTATTATTAAAGTAAATCGGCAGAATGAATTTTTGCTGAAGCCATCAAACTCCAGCAAATTGAAAATATTATTTAATTTGCAAACCGCCAAAATGTCTATCAAAGTGAGTTTTTAAATTCAAATGATTGAGCAAGTATGCTTTCAAAGATAAGCTTAAATACTTTTAATGTTTTAAATAAGAGTTTGGATGTGAGGGTGTAGCAGTAAAAGAGCAAGATAAATTTGATCTGCTAGGGTTTAAATTGAAGAGTTTGTATTTTAGGATAAGGAATGCTTAGATTTTGCTTTTTTTGTATTTGAGCTTTGATTTAAAGATTTTTTGGTGTTTAAGCATATTGGCGTTAAACACCAAAAGTAGGCAAAAGTCAAATTTCACACAAGGCTTACTTGTTCGCCTTTTAGGATTTGATTCATGGTATTCATCGCACACATTTTTCCACACATTGAGCAGGAATTGAGCTCTTCAGGACGTCTTTCATTAAACATTTTTTTAGCCTTGTCCCCATCAATTGCAAGCTTAAACATCATCTGCCAATCAATTTCTTGCCTAGCCTTACTCATCGCATCATCAATCTCCCTTGCTTTTTCAAGTTTGGCTATATCTCCAGCATGAGCTGCGATTTTAGTGGCTACTATGCCATTATGCACATCGTCTAAATTTGGCAAACGCAAATGCTCTGCCGGGGTTACATAGCAAAGTATATCAGCCCCATTTGCAGCCGCAACTGCCCCGCCAATAGCCGCGCTTATATGATCGTGTCCTGCACCTATGTCAGTAACCAAAGGTCCTAGCACATAAAAAGGCGCTTCATTGCAAATTCTTTTTTCAAGTTGCATATTTGCAGCAATTTCGTTAATCGCCATGTGCCCTGGTCCTTCTATCATCACTTGTACATTTGCCTCCCATGCCCTTTTTGTAAGCAAGCTAAGCTCGATAAGTTCAGCGATTTGAGCTGCAT
It includes:
- a CDS encoding D-2-hydroxyacid dehydrogenase yields the protein MKIVCLDALTLGEADLSAFRDFGEFVSYELTSKDEVIQRLKGADVAVVNKVIIDEEVIDNTNLKLILETATGTNNIAVEYAQNKGIVVKNVAGYSTSSVTQHTFALLFAFLNHIVYYDTFTKSGAWCKSAIFTDFSRIIHTLEGKNYGIIGLGSIGKQVANIASSFGAKVFYHSTTGANLKADFTHLSLEDLLKTCDIISIHAPLNEKTKKLISQKELELMKDGAILINVGRGGIVDEEALALVLDKKDIRVALDVLEHEPMRENHPLLKIKAKEKLIITPHIAFASAEAMKKLIEMVLENLKEFVKNGK
- a CDS encoding YajQ family cyclic di-GMP-binding protein, translating into MASEHSFDISAAIDSGELKNALEQAKKELESRYDLKGVKAEFELDEKLGLFKISSSSEAKLDTLKDMLISKLIKRGVNAAAIKEKSRESGALARLSLEVASSIDSENAKKINKAIKESKLKVSSQIRGEEIRVSAKQIDDLQAVMKLVKELNLELNLSFKNLK
- a CDS encoding ATP-binding protein, translating into MNDLKEFLNKKNITETKLFKKLKCSENEALILRELCKNYVQANSSTSAFSVLFTLFGDSSFSHLDHLEELKHLIELGFITQSMSAFKSTDSRALRASMLYLLQTELSLSELFLHFIEEKSVLDMSKKDAYGDYLEYLKDEFERIELYARLNFNLKYQNDELKNTIKAYEKHIKERLKHSKFYNVLAEIFKEYALNEKEQIIFIALLKEEYSINDENSNARDLNSLLLLISNSELERLKNKALFDENSKLMEKNLIDYDEFLSPFGDINKSFYLSESILQRIIDFKEPSKNTKLRLESVVKDQDIFELIEPNTDINDVIMPIKTKELLENILKQQDKKVLERLSSWGIKSSKNIEAKIIFYGPAGTGKTMSALSLAKSMKKAVLSFDCSKILSKYVGESEQNVRKIFDTYNKIAQNCKQSPILLLNEADQFLSTRIESSSGADKMHNQMQNIFLEQIERFSGVIIATTNFLESLDSAFSRRFEYKIEFKKPDFTQRLLIWQKSLPKNAEFDKEFSVNVLANYELSGAQIIMVIKNTALKAAISKEGIFKMQDFLESIHKELSSSFDKNKIVGFGA
- a CDS encoding Cj0814 family flagellar-dependent secreted protein translates to MQISSINSYSNYANTFNSQTKTQNLNENSTQTNALNSSISNLVQDKSKAVSQVLGYGVDKEGFFTSDFNEAAGLPKDYKIYAKDIQKFVDYHNSSALTHTDIDIAKTLANAYKIFSQLIQDELNSDTFSQKQIQNLPIGYEFDTKNLNVLKIYKNSQDFKSAISNESSLQNKNTRLWHSFAPDYKNNQFLSPDTNTIFNTSILKLNASVYQNDDGSVAKGGVLTAFLYASSSYEVFEGTASILGKLNGVDDDFSQEEIKDLKAFLEENTINFTNDPLSLFGKKLDLLRSNLNIEDFKNEWLKLKAESEKAYTAMQDEKLNSQALNNTNNFLAQNNDNPQSDETNKTTFTPIQAESKNETYKAIDTNELLKKLLEESFDEKDFLEMIFGIKDENVNLKSLDLNSSEFLNSNDLVSMLSKISLNTFNVLNKSLDVKV